Proteins from one Carassius auratus strain Wakin linkage group LG28B, ASM336829v1, whole genome shotgun sequence genomic window:
- the LOC113067428 gene encoding zinc finger MYM-type protein 1-like, with product MKGATGGVQRKVQDVYGCAYYVQCYAHQLNLIMQQATSHIPKISQFFFRCRGVFLHFSKSFKRMAVLDEVVAHRLPGASTTRWNFHSRAVNTVYEHKDELVKCFQTIRDRGDFDAISKREAGSCMRMLDDEVFCFILALFHKIMPHVDMLFNHLQKRNIDSVFIAGITQRFTHSIQAIRDSVPSLVEDEEYRGPVQEPPLKKQRAMGEETQQHLSIEVCDTIMSHAKERCSFTNHLISATLLQGDLFPQHSRKFPDSALGTTVDAYPMLDKARLKTELSLIYENEDFQGCSGALALFQVVMENNLQDTFTETISLLKILITTPMTTAESERCFSTLKRIQTFLRNTMAQDRLNALAMLSIEKKLTRDIPDFNTRVIERFATRRAKFLYK from the exons ATGAAGGGTGCTACTGGTGGAGTGCAGCGTAAAGTGCAAGACGTCTACGGGTGTGCATACTACGTTCAGTGTTATGCGCATCAGTTGAACCTCATTATGCAGCAGGCAACATCCCACATCCCAAAGATCAGCCAGTTTTTTTTCAGATGTAGGGGGGTTTTTCTACATTTTTCCAAGTCATTCAAACGAATGGCAGTGCTGGATGAAGTGGTGGCACACAGACTTCCAGGTGCTTCAACAACGCGATGGAACTTCCACAGTCGAGCTGTTAACACCGTTTACGAGCACAAAGACGAACTGGTTAAGTGCTTCCAAACCATTCGAGACAGAGGAGACTTTGATGCCATATCGAAGAGAGAGGCCGGGAGTTGTATGAGAATGTTGGACGATGAGGTTTTCTGTTTCATCCTGGCGTTATTCCACAAAATCATGCCACATGTAGACATGCTGTTTAACCATCTGCAGAAGAGGAACATAGACTCTGTCTTCATCGCAGGGATCACCCAGAGGTTCACTCACAGCATTCAGGCCATCAG GGACTCCGTTCCTTCGCTAGTTGAGGATGAGGAGTATAGGGGACCTGTACAGGAACCACCCCTGAAGAAACAGAGGGCAATGGGAGAAGAAACGCAACAGCATCTGTCAATAGAG GTATGTGATACCATTATGAGCCATGCCAAGGAGAGGTGTTCTTTCACCAATCATCTCATCAGTGCCACTCTGTTGCAAGGAGACTTGTTTCCACAACACAGCAGAAAGTTCCCGGATTCAGCACTAGGAACCACAGTGGATGCCTATCCCATGTTGGACAAAGCCAGACTTAAAACAGAACTGTCCCTGATCTATGAAAATGAGGACTTCCAGGGTTGCAGTGGTGCACTGGCTCTCTTTCAGGTTGTAATGGAAAATAACCTTCAAGACACATTCACCGAAACTATAAGTCTTCTCAAGATCCTCATCACCACACCAATGACAACCGCAGAATCAGAGAGGTGCTTCTCAACTTTAAAGAGGATACAGACTTTCCTTAGGAACACGATGGCACAAGATCGCCTCAACGCTCTGGCTATGCTCTCTATAGAGAAAAAACTCACACGGGACATTCCAGATTTCAACACAAGGGTCATTGAGAGATTTGCCACTCGACGAGCAAAGTTCCTGTACAAATAA